A genome region from Oceanococcus sp. HetDA_MAG_MS8 includes the following:
- a CDS encoding translocation/assembly module TamB domain-containing protein — translation MTRWFLYRFSPWLLGWFTLAVLIAGLLTETGFKLLWGQVRHVLPAGIHVDRVAGSLLVGPRIYGLDLQFGELRIQARSIEMDWSLLDQFGSHWQLRGIRLRELDLTLPSAQEQPVQDEQEEPATLQWPELPSLVIASMDLGQIRLWNHDQQIFQPLLQRLRARIEMQADQLAMDAALIHLSGQPPLQALLRSEWPEPTQGTAELRVDVLDAQGKQAIGQPLTSELQLNLAPHIQVQGQIRSAGLNVQPWLAQAEHPLVFAGGLAWDGSDATARLDQWELNTQWQNHPIAVTLPLLVWNGGVDLPERASLSVATAQVSAKGQLSQRSALHIEAHIPAELQILPGWRTPLELRAQVQGDMRKPWAVIHGHLQDWEGPDLRLASGDIAGRLSLDTSIANQAVVRLQQGELAGQTLDQLELTLRGSLERLQSQWQLQALGADIRGQAQARLATPGQRQASLDRLDIQLRPWEQWRLDTPLRWTEQGAAWRVAGGCLRSAESKLCLGAKQQGQVRNLELSLGDYSLQRLAQWAGQAPSLVDGRLSVEAKATQAADGSSSAQLNWTTGPVLLGEVPDTNIPGLRWAPGEGSLSWSPQQARMRWEWPLASADGGISAQAIVNNGNDIETAQLKLQLSDLGRLRGLLPEVQQLQGQLAVDIQAQGQLSSPTYEGQLQLQQASAQLITPGITLDPLELRLDGNQDQLRLQGQIGSGRGKMALTGSVQPLQQSASLRIRGQNFEVLRTDLGQVEISPELELDWQEELLNLSGQLRIPKANIHPASLPTAGPSFVAPSRDEVIVGEELTTRRSGIELAADIRLLVDSNARFEGFGLKTNLRGDLRIRQEPQREPTANGTLELIDGSYKAYGQDLTIQRGRLIFSGGGLDEPGIDLRAFRQPRSDIRVGIQARGAVRKPEISLWSEPGMNQTEQLSWLVLGRGSQNLNQAEESSMQNAALALGLKGSDLLSKRFKGKLGLDELSIGTRPGEDTSQAALVLGKYLNPRLYVSYGIGLFEPIYSFRARYEISSKWTLQTESGVESGGDLVYTIER, via the coding sequence ATGACCCGCTGGTTTTTATATCGGTTTAGCCCCTGGTTGTTGGGCTGGTTCACGCTAGCGGTGCTTATCGCCGGTCTTCTGACCGAAACCGGCTTTAAGTTGCTCTGGGGCCAGGTGCGACATGTGCTACCAGCGGGGATTCATGTAGACCGGGTGGCGGGGTCTTTATTGGTAGGGCCGCGAATCTACGGCTTAGATTTGCAGTTTGGCGAGCTCCGAATACAGGCCCGATCCATCGAGATGGATTGGTCGTTGTTAGATCAGTTTGGGAGCCATTGGCAGCTGAGAGGGATTCGCCTGCGTGAGCTGGACCTGACCCTGCCCAGCGCGCAGGAGCAGCCTGTGCAGGATGAGCAAGAAGAACCCGCCACTTTGCAGTGGCCAGAGCTGCCATCACTGGTCATCGCCTCTATGGATCTGGGCCAGATCCGACTGTGGAATCACGATCAGCAAATCTTCCAGCCGCTGTTGCAAAGACTGCGCGCTCGCATTGAGATGCAGGCTGATCAATTGGCCATGGATGCGGCGCTGATTCATCTCAGCGGCCAACCCCCGTTACAAGCCTTGCTCCGCAGCGAGTGGCCAGAGCCTACCCAGGGCACGGCTGAGCTTCGCGTAGATGTATTGGACGCACAGGGCAAACAAGCTATTGGTCAACCTTTGACCAGCGAACTGCAGCTGAACTTGGCTCCCCACATCCAGGTTCAGGGCCAAATACGCTCAGCAGGGCTGAATGTGCAGCCATGGCTCGCCCAGGCCGAGCACCCGCTGGTGTTTGCCGGTGGACTAGCTTGGGATGGGAGCGACGCCACAGCCCGCTTGGACCAATGGGAGCTGAACACGCAGTGGCAGAATCATCCCATTGCTGTAACCCTGCCGCTATTGGTCTGGAATGGCGGAGTTGATCTGCCTGAGCGGGCTTCGCTGAGCGTCGCAACAGCCCAGGTGAGCGCCAAGGGCCAACTCAGCCAGCGTTCGGCGCTGCACATCGAAGCACACATACCGGCCGAATTACAGATACTCCCAGGCTGGCGCACCCCGCTAGAGCTGCGGGCGCAGGTTCAAGGCGATATGCGCAAGCCCTGGGCAGTTATTCATGGGCATCTGCAGGACTGGGAGGGCCCAGATCTGCGCTTAGCATCTGGAGACATTGCGGGCAGATTGTCGCTGGACACCTCCATTGCCAATCAGGCTGTTGTACGCCTGCAGCAAGGGGAATTGGCCGGCCAAACCTTGGACCAGCTTGAGTTAACCCTGCGCGGATCATTGGAGCGGCTGCAAAGCCAATGGCAGTTGCAGGCTTTAGGTGCAGATATCCGCGGTCAGGCCCAAGCGCGCTTGGCAACACCTGGGCAACGCCAGGCCAGTTTGGATCGCCTGGATATTCAACTGCGGCCGTGGGAGCAGTGGCGCCTAGACACACCCTTGCGCTGGACCGAGCAAGGCGCCGCTTGGCGAGTTGCAGGTGGGTGTTTGCGCAGCGCCGAGAGCAAACTCTGTCTGGGGGCAAAGCAGCAAGGCCAAGTGCGAAACCTGGAGCTCAGTCTGGGCGATTATTCCTTACAGCGATTAGCGCAGTGGGCCGGGCAAGCACCTAGCCTGGTTGATGGCCGTTTGAGTGTTGAGGCCAAGGCAACCCAAGCGGCAGATGGATCTTCGAGCGCGCAGCTGAACTGGACCACGGGCCCGGTACTACTCGGCGAAGTACCCGACACCAACATTCCAGGCCTACGCTGGGCACCGGGCGAAGGCAGCTTAAGTTGGTCGCCGCAACAAGCCCGCATGCGCTGGGAGTGGCCTTTGGCATCTGCTGATGGCGGAATCAGCGCCCAGGCCATTGTGAACAACGGCAACGACATCGAAACGGCGCAACTCAAACTTCAGTTGAGCGACTTAGGACGTCTGCGTGGATTACTACCCGAGGTGCAGCAGCTACAAGGTCAGCTCGCCGTAGACATACAAGCCCAAGGGCAATTGTCCTCACCGACTTACGAAGGTCAGCTGCAGTTACAACAGGCCTCAGCCCAATTGATTACACCCGGAATCACGCTGGATCCCCTAGAGCTTCGCTTAGATGGCAACCAAGATCAGCTCAGGCTACAGGGGCAGATTGGTAGCGGACGGGGGAAAATGGCGCTCACTGGCAGTGTGCAGCCGCTGCAGCAAAGCGCCAGTCTGCGCATACGCGGACAAAATTTTGAAGTTTTACGCACAGACCTAGGTCAGGTCGAGATTAGTCCTGAGTTAGAGCTGGACTGGCAAGAAGAGCTGCTCAATCTCAGTGGGCAACTGCGTATTCCCAAGGCCAATATCCATCCGGCGTCGTTGCCCACGGCTGGCCCCTCCTTCGTGGCTCCTTCACGCGATGAAGTCATCGTGGGCGAGGAGCTGACAACCCGGCGCAGCGGTATAGAGCTCGCAGCAGACATACGACTATTGGTCGATTCCAATGCACGCTTTGAAGGTTTTGGGCTCAAAACCAACCTCCGCGGAGATTTGCGAATTCGCCAAGAGCCCCAGCGCGAACCCACTGCCAATGGCACCTTGGAACTGATTGATGGCAGCTACAAGGCCTATGGACAGGACCTCACCATTCAGCGTGGCCGGCTGATATTTTCAGGTGGCGGCTTGGATGAACCCGGAATTGACCTGCGTGCCTTTCGCCAACCTCGGAGTGATATTCGCGTTGGTATCCAAGCTCGAGGCGCAGTGCGCAAACCAGAAATCAGCCTCTGGTCTGAGCCTGGGATGAACCAAACCGAGCAGCTTTCATGGTTGGTGCTGGGCCGAGGCAGTCAGAACCTGAACCAGGCCGAAGAAAGCAGTATGCAAAATGCCGCTTTGGCGCTGGGGCTGAAGGGATCAGACCTTCTGAGCAAGCGCTTCAAGGGCAAGTTGGGTCTGGACGAGCTTAGTATTGGAACTCGCCCCGGTGAAGACACCAGCCAAGCGGCGCTGGTTCTGGGAAAATATCTGAATCCCCGGCTGTACGTCAGTTATGGCATCGGGCTCTTCGAACCCATCTACAGCTTTCGTGCGCGCTATGAAATATCCTCGAAGTGGACATTACAGACCGAATCCGGGGTGGAATCGGGCGGTGACCTGGTTTACACCATCGAGCGCTAA
- a CDS encoding outer membrane protein assembly factor, with the protein MSNPVNPKRNNIGKGGYEPPFLCLPALWLAAILLCAIPPSYAQTVTVSGVEGALRDSLRAGLSLIGTAADADPVLLQRRLRAAPQELRYGLRAFGYYEPQIRTELTRLAEGGWSANLQVETGQPTHWEDVQIRTEPPVNAAWITSPTKRAGVLAGQQVDHREYRALKTAWMEAAQDAGYLDARWQRQKLIVDPKSALARIDWVMELGPQYHFGRIAIDQPILDPEFLDQYVPVHSGDDFSTDAVLELRLRLFDLDYFDSLDVQSSRDAAAGLVHLDIKAEPKPPQRWQLGAGFGTDTGPRVSGAVELRYLNRGGHRLRGEARVSEVRIDLSGQYIIPTGPEPGANWTLRSQRREEQLGDTRTVTLLSGLARNRIQGPRLWQYYVNYEGERFRFADGLQQTDLITPGLSLTLRHADDLLLPRRGYSVFMDLHGAHDSLLSSTSFAQLQLRARWIHPLDARSRLIIRGQAGANWLDEASELPATQRFFAGGDNSIRGYDYRQIAPRNDAGEVVGGRYLQTISVEVDRLIWGNYGLAVFADRGSASNAWLQDWVSSVGLGFRWRTPIGMVRADLAHPLDDADTQVQLHIGIGGEL; encoded by the coding sequence TTGAGCAATCCCGTCAACCCTAAACGGAACAATATCGGGAAGGGCGGCTACGAGCCGCCCTTTTTGTGTCTGCCGGCTTTATGGCTGGCGGCCATATTGCTGTGCGCCATACCGCCTAGTTACGCGCAAACCGTCACCGTATCCGGTGTTGAAGGGGCCTTGCGCGACAGCTTGCGCGCGGGTTTAAGTCTGATTGGGACGGCAGCAGACGCCGATCCCGTCTTGTTGCAAAGACGCCTACGGGCAGCCCCCCAAGAGCTGCGTTATGGGCTAAGGGCTTTTGGCTACTATGAACCGCAGATTCGTACGGAGCTGACACGCTTGGCGGAGGGCGGCTGGTCGGCCAACCTGCAAGTGGAAACAGGCCAGCCCACGCATTGGGAAGATGTGCAGATCCGGACCGAACCGCCCGTGAATGCGGCTTGGATCACATCACCGACAAAGCGTGCCGGAGTACTAGCCGGGCAGCAGGTGGACCACCGCGAGTATCGCGCTTTAAAAACCGCATGGATGGAAGCGGCTCAAGACGCCGGGTACTTAGACGCCCGTTGGCAGCGGCAGAAACTCATCGTCGATCCCAAATCTGCACTGGCGAGAATTGATTGGGTCATGGAGCTGGGCCCCCAATATCACTTCGGCCGCATCGCGATTGATCAGCCCATTCTCGACCCAGAGTTCTTGGATCAGTATGTTCCCGTGCACAGCGGGGACGACTTCAGCACAGATGCCGTGCTGGAGCTGCGACTGCGGCTGTTTGACCTAGATTATTTCGACAGCTTAGACGTGCAGTCCTCCCGCGACGCAGCGGCAGGTTTAGTGCATTTAGACATCAAAGCAGAGCCCAAACCCCCTCAAAGATGGCAACTTGGCGCTGGCTTCGGCACCGATACCGGCCCGCGGGTATCCGGCGCTGTGGAGCTGCGTTATCTCAACCGTGGCGGACACCGGCTGCGCGGTGAGGCACGTGTATCCGAGGTTCGTATCGACCTAAGTGGGCAGTACATTATTCCCACCGGACCAGAGCCAGGAGCGAACTGGACCCTGCGCAGCCAACGGCGCGAGGAACAGCTTGGAGACACCCGTACGGTGACCCTGCTCTCGGGCTTGGCGCGGAACCGCATCCAAGGGCCGCGTCTTTGGCAGTACTACGTCAACTACGAAGGGGAACGCTTTCGCTTCGCCGATGGCCTGCAGCAAACCGACCTCATCACGCCTGGCCTCAGTCTGACTTTGCGCCATGCCGACGATCTTTTATTGCCCCGGCGCGGCTACAGCGTGTTCATGGACCTGCATGGGGCCCATGACAGCTTGTTATCCAGCACCAGCTTTGCGCAGCTCCAACTGCGGGCGCGCTGGATTCACCCCCTCGATGCACGCAGCCGGCTGATTATTCGCGGCCAAGCCGGAGCCAACTGGCTGGATGAAGCCAGTGAGCTGCCCGCCACGCAACGCTTTTTTGCCGGCGGCGATAACAGTATCCGCGGCTATGACTATCGCCAAATTGCCCCACGCAACGACGCTGGTGAAGTGGTCGGTGGCCGCTACTTGCAGACCATTTCTGTAGAGGTCGACCGCCTGATTTGGGGCAACTACGGCCTAGCCGTATTCGCTGACCGCGGCAGTGCTAGTAATGCCTGGCTGCAGGATTGGGTGAGCTCGGTAGGGCTGGGCTTTCGCTGGCGCACACCCATCGGCATGGTCCGCGCCGATCTGGCGCACCCTCTGGACGATGCCGATACGCAGGTGCAACTGCATATCGGTATTGGCGGTGAACTATGA
- a CDS encoding thiol:disulfide interchange protein DsbA/DsbL produces the protein MNRILVVLALALASACSAAETSTQQYQLEEHYKSARSDFPDPDSARPDVIEVFWYGCPHCYQFDPVLEQWLDEKPDDVNFRRVPTALGRAVGKLHAKAYYTAELLDVLDPVHQALFRAMHQQRKRLNSESEIEEVFVANGVSAEDFRGTFNSFAVESKVAQGENLIRALGIPAVPAMAVDNQYWTSGREAGGFEGMISVVDHLVEQSRQP, from the coding sequence ATGAACCGCATTCTCGTGGTCCTCGCGCTGGCTTTGGCTTCGGCCTGCAGCGCGGCGGAAACTTCGACTCAGCAATATCAGCTAGAAGAACACTACAAGTCAGCGCGTAGCGACTTTCCAGACCCGGATAGCGCTCGCCCTGACGTCATTGAAGTGTTCTGGTATGGCTGCCCTCATTGTTACCAGTTCGACCCTGTTCTTGAGCAGTGGCTGGACGAGAAGCCAGACGATGTGAATTTCCGCCGGGTTCCCACGGCGCTAGGACGTGCTGTCGGCAAATTGCATGCGAAGGCGTACTACACAGCCGAACTGCTCGATGTTCTGGACCCAGTGCACCAAGCCCTGTTTCGGGCCATGCATCAGCAGCGCAAACGGCTCAACAGTGAGTCGGAGATTGAAGAAGTCTTCGTGGCCAACGGTGTGAGTGCCGAAGACTTTCGTGGAACCTTCAACAGCTTTGCCGTCGAGAGCAAAGTGGCGCAGGGCGAAAACTTAATTCGCGCTTTGGGCATTCCTGCAGTCCCTGCCATGGCTGTGGATAACCAGTACTGGACCAGCGGCCGAGAAGCAGGTGGTTTCGAAGGCATGATTTCGGTGGTGGACCATTTGGTTGAGCAATCCCGTCAACCCTAA
- a CDS encoding cytochrome c4 gives MKHTLLLLSVLGFSIPAFADDHAGGSHAGDPEAGKAKSAVCAACHGADGNSMNPEWPKIAGQHASYLVGQLQAYKSGARKNALMNGQAMGLSEEDMKDLAAYFTAQEMSAGVADPELVAIAEPIWRGGKADTGTPACSGCHGPAGMGNSAAQWPRLAGQHAAYSATQLKLYREGTRAGTANAQMMSQVAKGLTDKEIEALASYMSGLHQ, from the coding sequence ATGAAACATACCTTGCTCCTGCTTTCCGTGCTGGGCTTCAGCATTCCTGCATTTGCCGACGATCATGCTGGCGGCAGCCACGCTGGTGACCCAGAAGCCGGTAAAGCCAAGTCTGCCGTGTGTGCAGCCTGCCACGGTGCAGACGGGAATTCCATGAATCCCGAATGGCCAAAAATTGCTGGCCAACACGCCAGTTACTTGGTGGGTCAGCTGCAAGCATACAAGTCTGGTGCACGCAAAAACGCACTGATGAACGGCCAAGCCATGGGCTTGTCCGAAGAGGATATGAAGGACTTGGCGGCGTATTTCACCGCGCAAGAAATGAGCGCTGGCGTCGCTGATCCTGAGCTGGTGGCTATTGCCGAACCCATTTGGCGTGGCGGCAAAGCAGACACTGGCACACCGGCCTGCAGCGGCTGCCACGGTCCTGCCGGCATGGGCAATTCAGCAGCACAATGGCCGCGCTTGGCCGGCCAGCACGCAGCGTATAGCGCAACCCAGCTCAAGCTCTACCGCGAAGGTACCCGTGCTGGAACTGCTAATGCACAGATGATGTCCCAGGTAGCCAAAGGCCTGACCGACAAGGAAATTGAAGCCCTCGCTTCTTACATGTCTGGCCTGCACCAATAA
- the yihA gene encoding ribosome biogenesis GTP-binding protein YihA/YsxC, whose protein sequence is MTQPDYTAQWRNTRFFQSVGKLAQLPTSGVEVAFAGRSNAGKSSTLNRLCGQKALARTSRTPGRTQLINLFDWAEDARLADLPGYGFAKAPQAVRRQWADLVQGYFVNHPPLRAVVVIMDARRPLTELDQQMVEWASAGGLPVLCLLNKADKLGWGAAMSALLQTRKELAKLNLPQVQAELFSAQSGLNVDQVRRIIGDWLMATEA, encoded by the coding sequence ATGACGCAACCGGACTACACCGCCCAATGGCGTAATACCCGATTTTTTCAGTCGGTAGGCAAGCTTGCGCAACTTCCCACCAGTGGGGTGGAAGTGGCTTTTGCTGGACGTAGCAATGCGGGAAAGAGTTCTACGCTCAACCGCTTGTGCGGGCAAAAAGCTCTGGCCCGCACCAGCCGCACGCCAGGCCGAACGCAGCTGATTAACCTCTTCGATTGGGCCGAAGATGCCCGTCTGGCAGACCTCCCAGGCTATGGCTTCGCCAAGGCACCGCAGGCTGTGCGCCGACAATGGGCGGATTTGGTGCAGGGGTATTTCGTGAATCACCCGCCCCTGCGTGCCGTGGTTGTCATCATGGATGCGCGACGCCCGCTGACCGAGCTCGATCAGCAAATGGTCGAATGGGCCAGTGCAGGTGGGTTGCCGGTGCTGTGTTTGCTGAATAAAGCCGACAAATTAGGATGGGGCGCGGCCATGAGCGCGTTGCTGCAAACGCGCAAAGAGCTGGCGAAGTTAAACCTGCCGCAGGTGCAAGCCGAATTGTTTTCCGCCCAAAGTGGGCTGAACGTCGATCAGGTGCGGCGCATTATTGGCGATTGGTTAATGGCGACAGAGGCGTGA
- a CDS encoding MATE family efflux transporter: MTAERRRRIWGLALPIIGGMASQNLLNLIDTAMVGALGAPALAAVGMVSFLHFLAVAALTALSSAVQALAARRMGEGQSAIAARPLNAGLLLSLTLGLPLTAVLYLGAPTLLGWVLDDPAAIAQGQPYLEARALGVAFVGMNFSYRGFFAAVNQTRFYLRTLLIMHVVNVLLSYALIFGHWGLPELGTRGAGLGTALSIILGSLIYTATALKHARPHGFMRARPHWEQFSSLLKLGLPSCIQQIFFAGGFVALFWIIGQVGTRELAVANVLINLSLVAILPGMAFGIAAASLVGQALGAQQPESAHAWAWDVIRLSARIFGVMGIVCVLLPRPLLSLFLHEPALVDMGTIPLQLIGLGMVVDGGGLILMQALLGAGAARTVMLVSVGFQWLLFLPAAYLVGPWLGGGLLAIWLAMTVYRGVQALVLLWIWQRRAWQSIRI, encoded by the coding sequence GTGACGGCCGAACGTCGTCGCCGTATTTGGGGACTGGCCCTACCCATCATTGGGGGAATGGCCTCGCAGAACCTGCTCAATCTCATCGATACCGCCATGGTGGGTGCCTTGGGTGCGCCAGCACTGGCTGCAGTGGGCATGGTGAGCTTTTTGCACTTTTTGGCGGTGGCTGCGCTGACGGCATTATCCAGTGCTGTGCAGGCCTTGGCCGCTCGCCGGATGGGTGAAGGCCAATCCGCCATTGCGGCGCGACCCTTAAACGCCGGTTTGCTCTTGTCTTTGACCCTGGGTCTACCGCTCACAGCCGTGTTGTATCTGGGGGCACCAACATTACTGGGCTGGGTACTCGATGATCCTGCTGCCATTGCCCAGGGTCAGCCCTACCTCGAGGCCCGTGCCTTGGGTGTGGCTTTTGTGGGCATGAACTTTTCCTACCGAGGCTTCTTTGCCGCGGTGAATCAGACGCGGTTTTATTTGCGCACGCTGCTGATCATGCATGTGGTGAATGTGCTGCTCAGCTACGCGCTCATATTCGGTCATTGGGGTTTGCCCGAATTAGGTACGCGGGGTGCGGGTTTGGGCACCGCCTTGTCAATCATTCTGGGTAGCCTGATCTACACGGCCACCGCGCTTAAGCATGCGCGTCCGCATGGTTTTATGCGGGCGCGGCCTCACTGGGAGCAGTTCTCCAGCTTGCTCAAGTTGGGTCTTCCATCCTGCATCCAACAAATTTTCTTTGCCGGCGGTTTTGTCGCGCTGTTTTGGATCATTGGCCAGGTTGGCACTCGCGAGTTGGCGGTAGCGAATGTGTTGATCAACCTCAGCTTGGTCGCCATTTTGCCGGGTATGGCCTTTGGTATCGCCGCGGCTAGTTTGGTGGGCCAAGCTTTGGGGGCCCAGCAGCCGGAATCGGCGCATGCTTGGGCCTGGGATGTCATTCGCTTATCTGCGCGCATCTTTGGAGTCATGGGCATTGTGTGTGTGTTGCTGCCCCGGCCTTTGCTCTCTTTATTCCTCCACGAGCCTGCTTTGGTCGATATGGGCACTATTCCCCTGCAGCTCATCGGCCTTGGCATGGTGGTGGACGGGGGTGGTCTCATATTGATGCAAGCCTTGTTAGGCGCAGGGGCGGCTCGCACCGTGATGTTAGTCAGCGTGGGCTTTCAATGGTTGTTGTTCCTGCCGGCTGCTTATCTGGTGGGGCCTTGGTTGGGTGGGGGCCTGCTCGCCATTTGGTTAGCCATGACCGTATACAGGGGGGTTCAGGCGCTGGTGCTGTTATGGATATGGCAGCGCCGGGCTTGGCAGAGCATCCGGATTTAG
- a CDS encoding putative addiction module antidote protein, with amino-acid sequence MAEKFSRYETADYLETEEDIRLYLEACQEDGDPSLIAAALGNIAKARNMTHLAKDAGMTRAGLYKALSPNGNPSFATVSKVAKALGLRITIQLSDQRSDAQA; translated from the coding sequence ATGGCTGAAAAGTTTAGCCGGTACGAGACGGCTGATTACCTCGAAACCGAAGAGGACATTCGCCTTTACCTGGAAGCGTGCCAGGAAGATGGTGACCCCTCTTTGATTGCGGCTGCCTTAGGTAACATCGCAAAAGCCCGAAACATGACTCACTTAGCCAAAGACGCAGGAATGACGCGCGCAGGTTTGTATAAGGCCTTGTCTCCCAATGGCAACCCTAGCTTCGCTACAGTTTCCAAGGTTGCAAAGGCTCTGGGTTTGCGGATCACGATTCAACTGAGTGATCAACGCTCAGATGCTCAAGCCTGA
- a CDS encoding type II toxin-antitoxin system RelE/ParE family toxin, with translation MVEIVKSATFDRWLRKLKDGRAKARIQMRIDRLALGNPGDVQPIGEGLSELRIDYGPGYRVYYMRRGELLIVLLCGGDKRTQRKDIERAKTIADEWMD, from the coding sequence ATGGTCGAGATTGTCAAAAGCGCTACTTTTGACCGCTGGCTTCGCAAGCTGAAAGATGGTCGCGCGAAGGCGCGTATTCAGATGCGTATTGACCGACTCGCTCTGGGCAATCCTGGTGACGTTCAACCTATTGGGGAAGGCCTAAGTGAGTTAAGAATCGACTATGGCCCCGGTTACCGGGTCTACTACATGCGGCGTGGTGAACTATTGATTGTCCTGCTTTGTGGTGGCGACAAGCGCACCCAGCGGAAAGACATTGAAAGAGCTAAGACCATCGCTGACGAATGGATGGACTAA
- a CDS encoding acyl-CoA desaturase yields MTDSPRYSRSLSPSSLPMFTFFVLLHLACLGLFWVDAGATEWAVCFGLFVLRIFGVTAGYHRYFAHRAYKTSRVFQFVLGALAQSSLQSGLIWWASKHRDHHKYVDTPRDSHSPREYGFWFSHLGWIFNERAQHPNLDNVPDIIRYPELVWLDRYHWVPGAALGVGLWLWGGWSMLVVGFCLSTVITWHSTFFINSLAHVFGKQRYLTGDDSRNNFWLALLTLGEGWHNNHHYYMSSVRQGFFWWEIDITYYLLKMLSWVGLVWDLKEPPAHVRAGERKISAEVIDRVAKQLADTFSAEHITSSVQARWESSEVARAWAEFRLQAEERLAKSRQAMADWHLPELPSVEEFERRARKMFARSPSMDDVVLRARQMLAETVTLRLPEPVQAG; encoded by the coding sequence ATGACTGATTCCCCGCGTTACTCCCGCTCGCTGAGCCCAAGCAGCCTGCCCATGTTCACCTTTTTTGTGCTGCTGCACCTGGCCTGCTTGGGCTTGTTCTGGGTGGATGCCGGTGCCACTGAGTGGGCCGTGTGCTTTGGCCTATTTGTCTTGCGCATTTTTGGAGTGACTGCTGGCTACCACCGCTACTTCGCTCACCGCGCCTACAAAACCAGCCGGGTTTTTCAGTTTGTGCTGGGCGCACTGGCGCAGAGCTCGCTGCAAAGTGGCCTGATCTGGTGGGCCAGCAAGCATCGCGACCACCACAAATACGTGGACACGCCGCGCGACTCCCATAGCCCCCGCGAATACGGCTTTTGGTTCTCCCATTTGGGCTGGATCTTCAATGAACGCGCCCAGCATCCCAACCTGGACAATGTGCCCGACATCATTCGCTACCCCGAGCTGGTCTGGTTAGATCGCTACCACTGGGTGCCAGGTGCTGCGCTGGGCGTCGGGCTATGGCTATGGGGCGGTTGGTCGATGCTGGTGGTCGGCTTTTGCCTCTCCACGGTGATTACCTGGCATTCCACCTTCTTCATCAATTCCTTGGCCCATGTCTTCGGCAAGCAGCGATACCTCACCGGAGACGATTCACGGAACAATTTTTGGCTGGCTTTGCTCACCCTGGGTGAGGGCTGGCACAACAACCACCACTACTACATGTCTAGCGTGCGCCAGGGCTTTTTCTGGTGGGAGATCGACATCACTTACTACCTGCTCAAAATGTTGAGCTGGGTAGGATTGGTGTGGGATCTCAAAGAGCCACCAGCCCATGTGCGTGCCGGCGAACGCAAGATTTCGGCTGAGGTAATTGATCGCGTGGCCAAGCAGTTGGCCGATACCTTCTCGGCCGAGCACATCACCTCCAGCGTGCAAGCGCGTTGGGAATCCTCAGAGGTAGCCCGGGCGTGGGCTGAGTTTCGCCTGCAGGCCGAAGAACGTTTGGCAAAGAGCCGTCAGGCCATGGCCGACTGGCATCTACCCGAGCTGCCCAGCGTAGAAGAGTTCGAGCGGCGGGCGCGCAAAATGTTCGCCCGCTCCCCCTCTATGGATGACGTGGTCCTGCGTGCTCGCCAGATGCTGGCCGAGACGGTCACCTTAAGGCTGCCGGAGCCGGTTCAGGCCGGCTGA